A genome region from Clostridium sp. JN-9 includes the following:
- the scfB gene encoding thioether cross-link-forming SCIFF peptide maturase, with protein MADIHKFNQGGEYYVIDVNSGSVHAIDELVYDILNEEGIEEKDAVIKRLNNKYSTSDIIEAYDEVQQLINEGILYSKDLYEPIGIRENKEPDYIKALCLNIAHDCNLRCKYCFADEGEYKGKREIMTAEIGKKAIDFVLEKSGPRKNIEIDLFGGEPLLAFDTVKEIVEYAKVQQVKYNKNIRFTMTTNATLLNDEIMEYLDKNMGNIVLSIDGRKSVNDNVRVRRDGSGSYDAILPKIKKMVNMRDKSKQYYARGTFTRENTDFFEDIMHLADNGFDEISVEPVVLPEDNPLSLREEDLPKIFKQYDKLYEEMLKRHREGNSFKFYHFNIDLQGGPCVYKRISGCGAGHEYVAITPSGDIYPCHQFVGNKDFILGNLNDPDKLDKTIINEFKNANVYNKPQCKKCWARFYCSGGCQANNYNFNGDMHIPYELGCKMQKKRIECAIALKSKIMSE; from the coding sequence TTGGCAGATATACATAAATTTAATCAAGGTGGAGAATACTATGTAATAGATGTAAATTCAGGTAGTGTACATGCTATCGATGAATTAGTTTATGACATTTTAAATGAAGAAGGCATTGAAGAAAAAGATGCTGTAATAAAAAGATTAAATAATAAATACTCCACTTCTGATATTATAGAGGCTTATGATGAAGTTCAACAATTAATAAATGAGGGAATTCTTTATTCCAAAGATTTATATGAACCAATAGGAATAAGAGAAAATAAGGAGCCTGATTATATAAAGGCTTTATGCTTGAATATTGCACACGATTGCAATCTAAGATGCAAATATTGTTTTGCTGATGAGGGTGAATACAAGGGGAAAAGAGAAATTATGACTGCTGAAATCGGCAAGAAGGCTATTGATTTTGTACTTGAAAAATCAGGACCAAGAAAAAATATAGAAATAGATCTTTTTGGCGGGGAACCACTTTTGGCATTTGATACAGTAAAAGAAATCGTGGAATACGCTAAGGTGCAGCAGGTTAAGTATAATAAGAATATAAGATTTACCATGACTACAAATGCAACGCTGTTAAATGATGAGATTATGGAATATTTAGACAAAAACATGGGCAATATAGTATTAAGCATTGATGGCAGAAAAAGCGTAAATGATAATGTAAGAGTAAGACGTGACGGCAGCGGAAGCTATGATGCTATTTTACCTAAAATTAAAAAAATGGTTAATATGAGAGACAAATCAAAGCAGTATTATGCCAGAGGAACCTTTACAAGAGAAAATACGGATTTCTTTGAAGATATTATGCATCTGGCAGACAATGGATTTGATGAAATCTCTGTGGAGCCTGTTGTGCTTCCAGAGGATAATCCATTATCCCTGAGGGAAGAAGACTTACCAAAAATATTTAAGCAATATGACAAATTATATGAAGAAATGTTAAAGAGACACAGGGAAGGCAACAGCTTTAAGTTTTATCATTTTAACATAGACCTGCAGGGAGGACCCTGCGTTTATAAAAGAATCAGCGGATGTGGAGCAGGACACGAATATGTGGCCATTACACCCTCAGGAGATATTTATCCATGTCATCAGTTTGTAGGAAATAAAGATTTTATCCTTGGTAACTTAAATGACCCTGATAAATTAGATAAAACTATAATTAATGAGTTTAAGAACGCTAACGTTTATAATAAACCACAATGTAAAAAGTGCTGGGCAAGATTTTACTGTAGTGGAGGCTGTCAGGCTAATAATTATAATTTTAACGGAGATATGCACATACCATACGAATTGGGATGTAAAATGCAGAAAAAGAGAATTGAATGCGCTATAGCTTTAAAATCCAAGATTATGAGTGAATAG
- the secD gene encoding protein translocase subunit SecD, which translates to MKNRNSGKSLIFFVIMVLLIGFLAYAGAYGVTLGDYRFKPFSETLKKGLDLQGGVSVLEEIQGNNVDQKTIDRTIQLLSSRVNKLGVSETVVTQEGKKRIRIEVPGKYDTKSVIDSIAKTGELKFVGPDQSIILTGKDVKDATAYVDQTNKPIISLEFNDTGKTKFAEATQKFLGKPISIYMDNDLLTNPTVNSVIPDGKAIIEGSKNLDEAKKNADMIKSGALPVTVKPVESKLVGATLGANALPLSILAGKVGIGIVLLFMILYYRVPGLIADIALVLYVVLVLGTFDAIGATLTLSGIAGFLLTVGMAVDANILIFERMKEELKSGKSIKSSIDAGFHRAMSSILDSNITTIIAGIVLYYLGSGSVKGFALTLMIGVALSMFTAITITRTLIKLASNFGMFNAKWTIGTFGVHDMRRRQA; encoded by the coding sequence ATGAAAAATAGGAATTCTGGAAAAAGTCTTATATTTTTCGTAATCATGGTACTACTTATCGGATTCTTAGCTTATGCTGGAGCCTATGGTGTAACACTAGGTGATTATAGATTCAAGCCTTTCTCGGAGACTTTGAAAAAGGGATTAGACCTTCAGGGCGGAGTTTCTGTTCTTGAAGAAATTCAGGGAAATAATGTGGATCAAAAGACAATAGACAGAACTATACAGCTGTTATCCTCCAGGGTAAACAAATTAGGAGTAAGCGAAACAGTTGTAACACAAGAGGGTAAAAAAAGAATCAGAATTGAGGTTCCCGGAAAATATGATACTAAAAGTGTAATTGACAGTATTGCAAAAACAGGAGAACTTAAATTTGTGGGACCGGATCAGTCTATAATTTTAACAGGAAAAGATGTTAAAGATGCTACAGCATATGTTGATCAAACTAATAAACCTATAATATCACTTGAATTTAATGATACCGGTAAGACAAAATTTGCAGAAGCTACGCAAAAGTTTTTAGGTAAGCCCATTTCAATATATATGGATAATGATCTGCTTACAAATCCAACTGTTAACAGTGTTATCCCAGATGGAAAGGCAATAATTGAGGGCAGCAAGAACCTTGATGAAGCAAAGAAAAATGCTGATATGATAAAGTCCGGAGCACTTCCAGTAACAGTAAAACCAGTTGAATCCAAATTAGTTGGAGCAACATTAGGAGCAAATGCCCTGCCGCTAAGTATATTGGCTGGAAAAGTTGGTATAGGCATAGTATTATTGTTTATGATTTTATACTACAGAGTGCCGGGATTAATTGCAGATATTGCATTGGTGTTATATGTTGTTTTAGTACTTGGAACTTTTGATGCCATAGGTGCAACATTAACTTTATCAGGCATAGCAGGTTTCCTATTAACAGTTGGTATGGCTGTTGATGCTAATATATTAATCTTTGAGAGAATGAAGGAAGAGTTAAAGAGCGGTAAATCCATAAAATCTTCCATTGATGCAGGATTCCACAGAGCTATGTCTTCAATTTTAGACTCTAACATTACAACAATTATTGCCGGAATAGTTTTATACTATCTGGGATCGGGATCTGTTAAAGGGTTTGCATTAACACTTATGATTGGTGTTGCTTTAAGTATGTTTACAGCAATTACAATTACCAGAACGTTAATAAAACTCGCATCCAACTTTGGAATGTTTAATGCTAAATGGACTATTGGTACATTTGGTGTCCATGACATGAGAAGGAGGCAGGCATAA
- the secF gene encoding protein translocase subunit SecF codes for MLKIIEKTKIWFAISGIIILIGMVSLATKGLDYGLDFKGGTVIEINMNKSFDKDQVDEIVKKYAPDYQSNKVNNTSIEIKSANLTNEGINSMVKEITTTFKGSAVTNQENIGASIGKETRNKAFQAVIIAAVAMLIYVGIRFEFKFGVAAILSLVHDVLIMLTVYSVFQIPVDSMFIAAILTVIGYSINDTIVVFDRIRENQKYMRKSNVTELADASITQTMTRSINTVLTVLITLISVYIFVPSLDNFAKPLLVGIISGCYSSIFIASPFWVIFKNHAAKKKLAISK; via the coding sequence ATGTTAAAGATTATAGAAAAAACAAAAATCTGGTTTGCTATTTCCGGAATTATAATTTTAATTGGCATGGTAAGCCTTGCTACCAAAGGACTTGATTATGGACTTGATTTTAAGGGCGGTACAGTTATAGAAATCAATATGAATAAGAGCTTTGATAAAGATCAGGTTGATGAAATAGTTAAGAAATATGCTCCTGACTATCAGTCTAATAAAGTAAATAACACTTCTATTGAGATCAAAAGTGCTAATTTGACAAATGAAGGAATTAACAGCATGGTAAAGGAAATAACTACAACATTTAAAGGAAGTGCTGTTACCAATCAGGAAAATATAGGTGCTTCCATTGGAAAAGAAACAAGAAATAAGGCTTTTCAGGCAGTTATCATAGCTGCTGTAGCCATGCTGATATATGTAGGAATAAGATTTGAATTCAAATTTGGAGTTGCAGCAATTTTGTCATTGGTTCATGATGTTCTTATAATGCTGACAGTTTACTCAGTGTTCCAAATACCTGTGGATTCAATGTTTATAGCAGCTATTCTTACAGTTATAGGATATTCCATTAACGATACTATAGTTGTTTTTGACAGAATAAGAGAAAACCAAAAGTATATGAGAAAATCAAATGTGACAGAACTTGCTGATGCTAGTATTACACAAACTATGACAAGATCCATTAATACTGTATTAACAGTATTAATAACATTGATTTCTGTGTATATATTCGTACCTTCACTTGATAACTTTGCAAAGCCTCTTTTGGTTGGTATTATATCTGGATGTTATTCATCAATATTTATAGCCAGCCCATTCTGGGTAATTTTTAAAAATCATGCTGCAAAGAAAAAATTAGCTATTAGCAAATAA
- a CDS encoding DHH family phosphoesterase, with amino-acid sequence MEKHEDSLQFSKLNGMHNPFSLKGMNDALRRIAKAVNEREKIVIYGPNNVDGVTAVSLLILVLRYLNADVEYYISDALNENSGINGDVIKNHIKFIGTKLIITVACGINSFEEVELCKKFGMDIIITDNHKCIGKIPDTIVINPGQSGCNYPFKDLTGAGVAFKVVQATAVYYQMKCISKYLDLVMLGTISTGILPIGENKIIVDECIYHLNYTNNYGLRALMKVNHISKIDYNSVEQLTKSIVSETYFKKTDNARITVELFTTSNMDRAEQIAKYLKNELKTNKICAC; translated from the coding sequence ATGGAAAAACATGAGGATAGTTTACAATTTTCCAAATTAAATGGTATGCATAATCCATTTTCTTTAAAAGGCATGAATGATGCCTTAAGAAGAATTGCCAAGGCTGTTAATGAACGGGAAAAAATAGTGATTTACGGGCCTAATAATGTGGATGGCGTTACAGCAGTATCTCTTTTAATACTTGTATTAAGATATCTAAATGCAGATGTAGAATATTATATTTCTGATGCTTTAAATGAAAACAGCGGTATTAATGGAGATGTAATCAAAAATCATATTAAATTTATTGGGACAAAACTCATTATTACTGTGGCATGTGGAATTAATAGCTTTGAAGAGGTAGAGCTATGCAAAAAATTTGGAATGGATATAATAATTACAGATAACCATAAGTGCATAGGTAAAATTCCTGATACCATTGTTATTAATCCAGGTCAGAGTGGATGTAACTATCCTTTTAAGGATTTAACAGGTGCTGGAGTTGCATTTAAGGTTGTTCAGGCTACAGCTGTATACTATCAGATGAAATGTATATCAAAGTATCTTGATTTGGTTATGCTTGGAACCATTTCAACGGGAATCCTTCCAATTGGAGAAAATAAAATAATTGTAGATGAGTGCATATATCATTTAAATTATACTAATAATTATGGACTTAGAGCTTTAATGAAAGTAAATCATATTTCAAAAATAGATTATAATTCAGTTGAACAGTTAACGAAAAGTATTGTTAGTGAAACTTATTTCAAAAAGACCGACAATGCAAGGATCACTGTGGAACTTTTTACAACCAGTAATATGGATAGAGCAGAGCAGATAGCTAAGTATTTAAAAAATGAACTTAAGACAAATAAAATATGCGCCTGCTAA
- a CDS encoding adenine phosphoribosyltransferase, which translates to MNLKDKIRIIEGFPKEGISFKDVTTLLQDKDALKYTIDKLAEHLKDKNIDIVVGPEARGFLFGAPVAYAIGAGFAPVRKKGKLPYDTINSNYDLEYGSDELEIHKDAVKPGQRVAIIDDLLATGGTISTVAKLVEQVGGKVVSFDFVIELTDLKGRDKLGKYDVLSLIQYNI; encoded by the coding sequence TTGAATTTAAAAGATAAAATCAGAATAATTGAAGGTTTTCCAAAGGAGGGTATCAGCTTTAAGGATGTGACAACTTTATTGCAGGATAAAGATGCCCTTAAATATACAATAGATAAATTAGCAGAACATCTTAAGGATAAAAATATTGATATTGTGGTTGGACCAGAAGCAAGAGGATTTCTATTTGGAGCACCTGTAGCATATGCTATTGGGGCTGGTTTTGCACCTGTCAGAAAAAAAGGTAAACTGCCTTATGATACTATAAACAGTAATTACGATCTTGAATATGGCAGTGATGAATTGGAAATCCACAAGGATGCAGTTAAACCAGGCCAAAGAGTTGCAATAATAGACGATTTACTGGCTACTGGAGGAACTATAAGCACCGTGGCAAAGCTTGTAGAACAAGTTGGCGGTAAGGTTGTTAGTTTTGATTTTGTAATAGAACTTACAGATTTAAAAGGAAGGGATAAATTAGGTAAATATGATGTTTTGTCCCTAATACAGTACAATATATAA
- a CDS encoding bifunctional (p)ppGpp synthetase/guanosine-3',5'-bis(diphosphate) 3'-pyrophosphohydrolase, protein MLTKLMKKIDMNCNNVDKQLITKAYNFAYNAHKEQKRESGEPYIMHPVEVACILAEMGMDTSVIVAGLLHDVIEDTDYTYEDISREFGVEVANLVEGVTKLGKIQYKTKEEQQADNVRKMLVAMAKDIRVILIKLADRLHNMRTLKYMPIEKQKEKSKETLDIYAPLAHRLGMSKIKWELEDLAFRYINPNEYYDLVRKIAEKRTEREQYISQIIAQLKENLEKSGINSEIDGRPKHFFSIYRKMVNKNKSLEQIFDLTAIRILVETVKDCYAVLGIVHTIYKPIPGRFKDYIAMPKPNMYQSLHSTVIGPQGKPFEIQIRTFEMHKTAEYGIAAHWKYKEGIPNENDNSNLDSKLSWLREILDWQGETSDASEFMEGLKIDLFSDEVFVFTPKGKVINLPAEATPIDFAYRIHTDIGNRCVGAKVNGKMVPLDYHLQTGEIVEILTSQAPKGPSIDWMNMAKSNQAKSKIRSWFKKAKREENIAKGKEILEKETKRQGYNFGEIAKGDALNQIFKKYNLNTMDDLYAAVGTGIILSPNIVSKLKEQFVNGNKTNEDEWKDIEDQITKNTAKHSKEKVKSPGVIVKGESNVLVRFSKCCNPVPGDEIIGYITRGRGVSIHRKDCKNAEALLQNENNKIVEVSWGIPKGAEYLAEIAIIAVDREGLLSESMQIISESKTFLYAVNAHPSKDGIANMDIKLKISNIDDLKDVMKKIKRLKGVTDVYRKKN, encoded by the coding sequence ATGCTTACCAAATTGATGAAAAAAATTGATATGAATTGCAACAATGTGGATAAACAGCTGATAACCAAGGCTTATAATTTTGCCTATAATGCGCATAAGGAGCAAAAGAGAGAATCTGGAGAACCATATATTATGCACCCCGTAGAGGTGGCATGCATTCTGGCAGAAATGGGCATGGATACAAGTGTCATTGTAGCTGGTTTACTTCATGATGTAATAGAGGATACGGATTATACATATGAGGATATATCCAGAGAATTCGGCGTAGAGGTTGCAAATTTAGTTGAAGGGGTTACAAAACTTGGTAAGATACAGTATAAAACAAAAGAAGAACAGCAGGCGGATAACGTAAGAAAAATGCTGGTAGCTATGGCTAAGGACATTAGAGTTATTTTAATTAAACTGGCAGACAGACTTCATAATATGAGAACATTAAAGTATATGCCAATTGAAAAACAAAAGGAAAAGTCAAAAGAAACACTTGATATTTATGCTCCATTAGCTCATAGATTGGGAATGTCAAAGATTAAATGGGAATTAGAAGATTTAGCATTCAGATATATAAATCCAAATGAATATTATGATTTAGTGAGAAAAATAGCAGAAAAAAGGACAGAAAGAGAGCAGTATATTTCTCAAATAATTGCACAACTTAAGGAAAACCTGGAGAAATCAGGCATAAATTCTGAGATAGACGGCAGACCAAAACATTTTTTCAGCATTTATCGTAAAATGGTAAATAAAAATAAAAGCCTTGAGCAGATATTTGATTTAACTGCTATAAGAATATTAGTTGAAACTGTTAAGGACTGCTATGCAGTATTAGGTATTGTGCATACCATATATAAGCCTATACCAGGAAGATTTAAAGACTATATTGCAATGCCAAAGCCTAATATGTACCAGTCACTGCATTCAACAGTAATTGGGCCTCAGGGAAAACCTTTTGAGATTCAAATAAGAACATTTGAAATGCATAAGACTGCAGAATATGGAATTGCAGCCCACTGGAAGTATAAAGAAGGAATTCCCAATGAAAATGATAATTCAAATTTGGATTCAAAGCTGTCCTGGCTTAGGGAGATTTTGGATTGGCAGGGGGAAACCTCAGATGCATCTGAATTTATGGAAGGACTTAAAATAGACTTATTTTCTGATGAAGTTTTTGTGTTTACTCCTAAAGGTAAAGTTATAAATTTACCTGCTGAAGCCACACCAATTGATTTTGCATATAGAATTCATACGGACATTGGTAATAGATGTGTAGGTGCAAAGGTAAATGGAAAGATGGTACCTTTAGATTATCACCTGCAGACAGGAGAGATCGTTGAGATATTGACATCACAGGCACCAAAGGGGCCAAGTATAGACTGGATGAATATGGCTAAAAGCAATCAGGCAAAGAGCAAAATCAGATCCTGGTTCAAAAAGGCAAAAAGAGAAGAAAATATTGCAAAAGGTAAGGAAATATTAGAAAAGGAAACAAAAAGACAGGGCTATAACTTTGGCGAAATTGCAAAGGGTGATGCATTAAATCAGATATTTAAAAAGTATAATCTCAATACAATGGATGACTTATATGCAGCTGTTGGTACAGGAATTATACTTAGTCCTAATATTGTTTCAAAGTTAAAAGAACAGTTTGTAAATGGAAATAAAACCAATGAAGATGAGTGGAAGGATATTGAGGATCAAATAACAAAGAATACTGCTAAGCACAGTAAGGAGAAAGTTAAGTCTCCCGGAGTAATTGTAAAGGGTGAAAGTAATGTTCTGGTTAGATTCTCAAAGTGCTGTAATCCTGTACCTGGTGATGAAATTATAGGCTACATTACAAGAGGAAGAGGAGTGTCAATTCATAGAAAGGATTGTAAAAATGCAGAAGCACTTCTCCAAAATGAAAATAACAAAATAGTGGAGGTTTCATGGGGTATTCCAAAAGGTGCTGAATATTTAGCGGAAATAGCTATTATTGCTGTGGATAGAGAGGGACTATTATCTGAATCAATGCAGATAATATCCGAAAGCAAAACATTTTTATATGCTGTAAATGCTCATCCAAGCAAAGATGGAATAGCTAATATGGATATTAAACTTAAAATTTCTAATATAGATGACTTAAAAGATGTAATGAAGAAGATTAAAAGGCTTAAGGGCGTAACTGATGTATACAGAAAGAAAAATTAA
- the dtd gene encoding D-aminoacyl-tRNA deacylase yields the protein MRAVVQRVKSSTVKVDNKEIGSIGKGFNVLLGISKEDTREDAVYLKDKILNLRVFEDTEGKLNKSLLEVGGELLVVSQFTLYGDCRKGRRPSFIEALGGNEAEDLYNYFVKICRKDLGKIQTGKFGADMMVNIDNDGPVTLLIDSKKNF from the coding sequence TTGAGAGCAGTTGTTCAGAGAGTTAAAAGTTCAACAGTTAAAGTAGACAATAAAGAAATTGGAAGTATAGGAAAAGGGTTCAATGTTTTGCTTGGAATTTCAAAAGAAGACACCAGAGAAGATGCAGTATATTTAAAAGATAAGATTTTAAACCTGAGAGTTTTTGAAGATACAGAAGGAAAGCTTAATAAATCGCTTTTAGAGGTAGGTGGGGAACTTCTTGTAGTTTCCCAATTTACTTTGTATGGAGACTGCAGAAAAGGAAGAAGGCCTAGTTTTATTGAAGCTTTGGGAGGCAATGAAGCAGAAGATCTGTATAATTATTTTGTAAAGATCTGCAGAAAAGACCTTGGAAAAATTCAGACAGGTAAGTTTGGGGCAGATATGATGGTAAATATAGATAATGACGGACCTGTAACTCTGCTTATTGATAGTAAAAAGAATTTTTAA
- a CDS encoding MBL fold metallo-hydrolase, with translation MILKRIPAGVYAANCYIIMDEASKESAVIDPGGDEDHIINEIRKLGAKVDIILLTHGHADHTGAVDKLKKKYNVPAALNSKDKEMMMNHEFMYGSINYEIEKDIKDGDRFTVGSLEINCVETPGHTPGGVSFIVGNTAFTGDTLFQGSIGRTDFKGGDHDAIIRSIKTKLLTLPENTIVYPGHGPETTIKYELVNNPYL, from the coding sequence ATGATTTTAAAAAGAATACCTGCAGGTGTCTATGCTGCAAATTGTTATATAATTATGGATGAGGCTTCTAAAGAAAGTGCAGTAATTGATCCAGGCGGTGATGAGGATCATATTATAAATGAAATACGAAAGTTAGGAGCAAAAGTAGACATAATACTTTTAACTCATGGTCATGCTGATCATACAGGTGCTGTAGATAAGTTAAAGAAAAAATATAATGTTCCTGCAGCACTTAACAGTAAAGATAAGGAAATGATGATGAATCATGAATTTATGTATGGCAGCATAAATTACGAAATAGAAAAGGATATTAAAGATGGAGACAGATTTACTGTAGGCAGTTTAGAGATAAACTGCGTAGAAACTCCTGGTCACACCCCTGGAGGCGTTTCATTTATTGTGGGAAATACAGCATTTACAGGCGATACCCTTTTCCAGGGCTCCATAGGAAGAACTGATTTTAAAGGGGGAGATCATGATGCAATAATTAGAAGCATAAAGACAAAGCTTTTAACTCTGCCTGAAAATACAATAGTTTATCCTGGACATGGACCAGAAACTACAATAAAATATGAATTGGTAAATAATCCATATTTATAA